Proteins from one Podospora pseudoanserina strain CBS 124.78 chromosome 1, whole genome shotgun sequence genomic window:
- a CDS encoding hypothetical protein (COG:P; EggNog:ENOG503NZGD) has protein sequence MHRIRTWARAKAHGPSPLTGTPPRTHAAEAGNERREGRRDRPAEDTSRNAFTGFWLTIRAILFSSIVNVLLIFVPVGFAVRFAHLPAGVVFGVNAIAIIPLASLLSHATESVASRMGDTVGALMNVTFGNAVELIIFIIALCKDQIRIVQASLVGSILANVLLILGMCFLLGGLRFREQIYNSTVTQTSASLLALSVMSLLIPTVFHASFSKILTADDKVLKISRGTSVILLLVYLLYLVFQLKSHSYLYESTPQHIIEMETRPGPAAHYFHSSSSLDEMDSDHNTSSDENREDEGTGRGRQLEALQLHGTGSAEDTHPDAVTDGHESGQGAPTHSHKKSKKSKHHHKRHHSKRHCDSGEQTQPSIRRVAFEEGPSLEAQPVPTSPRPLSLSFRQLPLFTPRQSGLSINNPSNLPPACPRRARSLPLNRGPPTSSSIFDPSFRFSTANADPPPSTTSAPTTSPDDGRSTTSSKPPIWPPILVLLISTALISLQAEFMVSAITPLLASDTGLSEAFIGLILLPIVGNAAEHLTAVTVALKNKMDLAIGVAVGSSIQIALFVTPLVVILGWAMGKDMSLFFTLFETVCVVVSAFIVSFLVLDGRSNYLEGALLVAGYVMIAVAAFFYPDVAAANLLGGGQDELLNGGPVRGTG, from the exons ATCGCATCCGAACTTGGGCAAGGGCAAAGGCCCATGGCCCTTCTCCTCTTACCGGGACACCCCCGAGGACCCATGCTGCCGAAGCTGGGAACGAACGACGAGAAGGACGCCGAGATCGCCCAGCAGAAGACACCTCAAGGAATGCCTTCACAGGCTTCTGGCTAACCATACGAGCTATCCTGTTCTCGAGCATCGTCAATGTACTACTCATCTTTGTCCCAGTTGGGTTTGCTGTCC GTTTTGCGCATTTGCCTGCAGGCGTGGTTTTCGGTGTCAACGCTATTGCAATTATTCCACTCGCCAGTTTGCTCAGCCATGCGACGGAGAGTGTAGCCAGCCGAATGGGCGATACCGTGGGGGCTTTGATGAATGTCACCTTTGGCAATGCTGTCGAGCTGATCATCTTCAT TATCGCCCTCTGCAAGGATCAGATTCGAATCGTTCAAGCATCGCTTGTGGGCTCGATATTGGCTAACGTCCTGCTGATCCTCGGCATgtgcttcctcctcggcggtctGCGGTTCCGGGAGCAAATCTACAACTCGACCGTCACGCAAACCAGTGCCTCTCTCTTGGCCTTGAGTGTGATGAGTCTGCTCATACCGACAGTTTTCCATGCCTCTTTCAGCAAGATCCTCACGGCAGACGACAAGGTCCTCAAGATCAGCAGGGGCACATCGGTGATCTTGCTGCTTGTTTATCTTCTCTACCTGGTGTTTCAGCTGAAGTCACATTCGTACCTGTATGAGTCGACACCGCAGCATATCATTGAGATGGAGACCAGGCCTGGACCGGCAGCGCACTATTTTCACTCGTCGAGCTCGCTGGATGAAATGGACAGCGACCACAATACTTCGAGCGACGAAAATAGGGAAGACGAGGGGACCGGGCGTGGAAGACAACTAGAGGCACTTCAACTTCATGGCACGGGATCGGCAGAAGACACCCACCCTGACGCTGTTACTGACGGGCACGAGTCGGGTCAAGGAGCTCCTACCCACTCCCACAAGAAGTCAAAGAAGTCGAAACATCACCACAAGCGACACCATTCCAAAAGACATTGTGACTCTGGCGAGCAGACACAGCCATCGATCCGCCGAGTGGCCTTTGAAGAGGGCCCCTCGCTGGAAGCACAACCTGTCCCAACCTCGCCACGACCTTTGTCGTTGAGCTTTCGCCAATTACCTCTCTTCACACCCCGTCAATCAGGACTgagcatcaacaaccctTCCAATCTCCCACCTGCTTGCCCACGCCGTGCCCGTTCGCTCCCTCTGAACCGTGGCcctcccacttcttcctcTATATTTGATCCCAGCTTCAGGTTTTCCACTGCCAATGCTGATCCCCCACCGTCAACTACCTCTGCCCCTACGACTTCTCCTGACGATGGTcggtccaccacctcctccaaacctccaatCTGGCCTCCCATCCTTGTCCTGCTCATTTCAACGGCGTTGATATCCCTCCAAGCAGAGTTCATGGTTTCAGCCATCACACCACTTTTGGCATCTGATACGGGCTTGTCAGAGGCGTTTATCGGGCTGATCCTTCTCCCAATTGTCGGCAACGCAGCAGAGCACTTGACAGCTGTCACAGTCGCTctcaagaacaagatggaTCTTGCTATTGGTGTTGCCGTTGGTTCGTCAATACAGATTGCATTGTTTGTCACACCTCTCGTGGTAATACTAGGGTGGGCCATGGGCAAAGATATGAGTCTCTTCTTTACCTTGTTCGAAACGGTGTGCGTGGTTGTCTCGGCGTTCATTGTCAGCTTCCTCGTGCTGGATGGAAGAAGTAATTATCTCGAGGGAGCTCTCTTGGTTGCGGGCTATGTCATGATTGCGGTAGCGGCGTTTTTCTATCCGGATGTTGCTGCGGCAAATTTGCTGGGGGGTGGGCAGGATGAATTGTTGAATGGGGGGCCGGTGAGAGGGACTGGGTGA